The sequence CGAGGGCCTGGAGGTCTGCCGGGCGATTCGCGCCGGCTCCGCCGTGCCGATCCTGATGCTCACGGCCCGTGGCGAGGAGGCGGACCGCATCGTAGGCCTCGAGCTCGGGGCCGACGACTACCTGCCCAAACCCTTCAACCCACGCGAGCTGCTGGCCCGCCTGCGCGCGATCCTGCGGCGCTTTGCAGGCGGCGATGAGCATGCCGAGCAACTGCGCTTCGGCAGGCTCACCATCGACCGCGCTGCCCGGCGGGTGCTGGTGGACGGCGAGGAGCGGTCGCTCACCGGCCACCAGTTCGATCTGCTCTGTGCCCTCGCCGAAAGCCCCGGACGCGTTCTCAGCCGCGATCAGCTCATGGACCGGGTGCGCGGAGAGGAGCTGGAGGCCTTCGACCGCAGCATCGACGTGCATGTCTCGCGGATACGGGCGGTCATCGAGGACGACCCCAAACATCCACGCCGCATCGTCACCCTGCGGGGAGCGGGCTACCTCTTCACCCGCCGCCAGGACGAGAAACCATGAGAAAACGCCTTTTCCTCCGGATCTATCTGGCCCTCCTGGGCACTGTCGTGCTGTTCGGGGTGCTCGTTTCGGTGGCTTGGTGGCTGGGACACCTCGACCGCCCGGCCCGGGTGCTGCCCCACACGCCGGAATTCGGCTTCGTTGCCGCCCTGGTCATCCTCGCGCTGGCCGTCGCCATCGCCGCCTACCCCGTGGCCCGTCGCCTGACGCGGCGCCTGGAGCGGCTACGGACACGGGTCGATGCGCTGGGAGCCGGCGACCTTGCCACCCGGGTCGAGGTCGAGGGCAACGACGAGGTGGCCGAGCTGGCGCGCAGTTTCAACAGGTCGTCGGAGCGCATGCAGGCGCTGGTCAACGCCCAGCGCGACACGCTCGCGGCCGCGTCGCACGAGCTTCGTTCGCCCTTGGCGCGCATTCGCATGGCCGTCGAGTTGTTGCCGGCCAACGGGGATCCGTCGCTGCGCGTCCGTGTGGAGCGGGACATCCGGGAGCTGGACGACCTGATC is a genomic window of Deltaproteobacteria bacterium containing:
- a CDS encoding response regulator transcription factor, producing the protein MPRLLMIEDDRALADMVATYLAQAGMTLEHRGNAEEGLAAALEGGYDAVVLDLMLPDGEGLEVCRAIRAGSAVPILMLTARGEEADRIVGLELGADDYLPKPFNPRELLARLRAILRRFAGGDEHAEQLRFGRLTIDRAARRVLVDGEERSLTGHQFDLLCALAESPGRVLSRDQLMDRVRGEELEAFDRSIDVHVSRIRAVIEDDPKHPRRIVTLRGAGYLFTRRQDEKP
- a CDS encoding HAMP domain-containing sensor histidine kinase is translated as MRKRLFLRIYLALLGTVVLFGVLVSVAWWLGHLDRPARVLPHTPEFGFVAALVILALAVAIAAYPVARRLTRRLERLRTRVDALGAGDLATRVEVEGNDEVAELARSFNRSSERMQALVNAQRDTLAAASHELRSPLARIRMAVELLPANGDPSLRVRVERDIRELDDLIEEILLAGRLRTLERPAHLEGVDLQALAAEEAARAGAVFVGGPMTVEGECRLLARLIRNLLENATRHAPGTSTLVDLEAAEGRAVLRVLDRGPGVAETERERIFEPFYRRPGGFASGEGDDRKGSGLGLSLVRQIARRHGGEASCRPRDGGGSCFEVSLPLRQQQWQPAPR